DNA from Panthera leo isolate Ple1 chromosome D2, P.leo_Ple1_pat1.1, whole genome shotgun sequence:
ccatgtcatGATGCTTTTTAGATTCCTTTCCCTACTCAAGACaacagaaaccataaaatccttttagtaaaaatgttttgtcacagcaataaatatgtatttgtaagaCTGTCAGAAGAAACAGATTACTTCCAACATTATACAGTTCATTTGCTGGCACCTCCAAAAGAGAATCACTCAAGAGAATGAAATCCATTGCAAGGTtcataagaaaaatattctgaCAGTAAAAGTTGCTGGCAGATTTTTCTACAGGTGGTTGTTGGTCAACCTGAGGTGTGTGAATAAAAACAATGGCATCCTGATGTTGGGTTCATACACGTACTCTTAGAAACAGCTTACCCCTCCCGTGGGGTAAAATGTAGCTTCTTAGGTCTGCAAGAATTCAGGCTGTACTCGAGCCACTTTCCGGAATTCTTTAGTGTGAGTCTTAGGGCACTGCATCTCACACCAGCTAATAGGAACCATCTGGACACCTGGAAGGGAAGAGCTGGTGTTGGAGCTGGGACCCCAATGTTTGCTTAAGACCCTTCCCTTTTCAGCTGGGTATGAACGGAAGTGTCACCAAGCTACCTAGTGAACCTCACCTCATACAGAAAAAGCCTGGTTTATTCCACTGACTAAGGCAGTGAGTCCCCCCTCAGACCTTTCAATTATACAAGAATCATTCCAATCTCTGAGTAGTATCAACACTCCTACTGCTGCctagataattaaaaaacaagggtaatgaaagaaaacagtggaCTGATCCCAAACCATTGCTCTTAGGGAAAGGTAAGCATGTGGAAGAATGGACCAACTCACCCGATTCACTGTGGGCCACCACTACCCCAAGCTCATTTTCAGCAGTGGTCAGGAGGTAATTGGACTGTGCGTCACCCAGGGAGATCTAGTCATGTAACACTGGTTAAGGAAAATGACGGGTTTTAAGTCTTCCCTCCCACAGCCACTTGAGCTACTTTCCACTTCTACTTCTTGTTTGACAAAGGACCACAAGACTGCTAGGAATAAAGGATACCACTTTGGCTAGGACAATGTCACCTGGGCGGAAACTCTTATAAATCTCAACCtgtaaagaaagaacaggaatgtTAAATGAAAGCTCTATATCAGATCCACATGAAACTATTAATCCCTCTA
Protein-coding regions in this window:
- the EXOSC1 gene encoding exosome complex component CSL4 isoform X3, with protein sequence MWGPHHLRTLFEELSARKMSELLKKTRLLVEIYKSFRPGDIVLAKVISLGDAQSNYLLTTAENELGVVVAHSESGVQMVPISWCEMQCPKTHTKEFRKVARVQPEFLQT